The proteins below come from a single Metarhizium brunneum chromosome 1, complete sequence genomic window:
- the dpm2-1 gene encoding Dolichol phosphate-mannose biosynthesis regulatory protein, which translates to MIDKLVGLAMLVASSVIFLYYTIWTLLMPFVDKDHPLQDFFLHRKWAIRIPVILILLGSAVVGSFLGLVMIRSNRKKAAKAKAAAKKKN; encoded by the exons ATG ATCGACAAACTAGTCGGCCTCGCCATGCTCGTGGCTTCGTCCGTCATATTCCTCTACTACACGATATGGACTCTTCTCATG CCCTTTGTCGACAAGGACCACCCTCTCCAGGACTTCTTCCTCCATCGCAAGTGGGCGATCCGCATccccgtcatcctcatccttcTCGGTTCCGCGGTTGTAGGCTCGTTCTTGGGATTGGTCATGATTAGAAGTAATaggaagaaggcggcaaaggccaaggccgctgccaagaagaagaactaA